In bacterium, a single window of DNA contains:
- a CDS encoding response regulator produces the protein MRAIVIDDSRTMRVMLSRILKEFNFEILEAGHGQEALDCLAKNGPVDLALVDWNMPVMNGLEFIKSVRQIPEHEKMWIMMVTTETEMDNMVKAMVAGANEYVMKPFTRDIIVGKLELMGLIPPPPAPAQA, from the coding sequence ATGCGAGCAATTGTTATTGACGATTCACGCACCATGCGTGTGATGCTTTCCAGGATTTTAAAAGAATTTAATTTTGAAATTTTGGAAGCTGGTCATGGTCAGGAAGCCCTAGACTGCTTGGCTAAAAATGGTCCGGTAGATTTAGCTCTTGTAGACTGGAACATGCCAGTAATGAATGGGCTTGAGTTCATTAAATCTGTTCGCCAAATTCCAGAACACGAAAAAATGTGGATTATGATGGTAACCACCGAAACTGAAATGGACAACATGGTAAAAGCCATGGTGGCCGGTGCTAACGAGTACGTGATGAAACCATTTACACGCGATATTATTGTAGGCAAACTGGAGTTGATGGGTTTAATACCTCCCCCACCTGCTCCTGCTCAGGCTTAA